A stretch of the Phycisphaerae bacterium genome encodes the following:
- a CDS encoding helix-turn-helix domain-containing protein, translating into MAGMFYTLQEVIEKLGKTEAEIRTFVKEGKLREFRDGAKQLYKIEDVDAIAGSGKGATAKLDDSLQISIDETGEVSLAPEELDVLMGTEDKDKAQQTRFKLDETGELMSEETLGGTPKDKSSKSETGDEILLSPASDSTKGGASDSLSLAADSKPGLEVSNDDTKISLGGDTINVLGDSDTGYKISEDTSGETKLIQKKAKALDDKGGDEIARLDDDINLDAGGSGSGLLDLSLQADDTSLGAVLDDIYPESPAGAPSGQTPAAGVEAVAEAEQMLEPQQVQVGEPAATAEDAMLQSATMPYAAVAMVAESPADTASNIFGAILFVPLIVLIYAAIVVISGYKSISDMGILSAITPIIWYVAIGASAIVVLAALMASFSGGPKKPKAPKAPKEPKVKKVKPPKEKKAKKGQQPPAAGA; encoded by the coding sequence ATGGCCGGAATGTTTTACACATTACAGGAAGTTATTGAAAAGCTCGGTAAAACCGAGGCTGAAATCAGAACGTTTGTGAAGGAAGGCAAGCTTCGCGAATTTCGCGACGGCGCAAAGCAGCTTTACAAAATCGAAGATGTCGATGCGATTGCCGGCTCTGGCAAAGGCGCGACAGCCAAGCTTGACGATTCACTCCAGATTTCCATCGATGAAACCGGCGAGGTATCGCTTGCTCCGGAAGAACTCGATGTTCTGATGGGAACTGAGGACAAAGACAAAGCTCAGCAAACAAGATTCAAACTCGACGAAACAGGGGAGCTGATGTCGGAAGAAACGCTGGGAGGCACCCCTAAAGATAAAAGCAGCAAATCCGAAACAGGCGATGAGATTCTGCTTTCACCTGCCTCGGACAGTACAAAGGGAGGGGCATCAGACAGTCTTTCGCTCGCGGCCGACTCCAAGCCGGGTTTAGAGGTATCCAACGACGATACCAAAATTTCGCTGGGCGGCGATACTATAAATGTATTGGGCGACTCCGATACCGGCTACAAAATTTCCGAAGACACAAGCGGTGAAACAAAACTGATACAGAAAAAAGCCAAAGCTCTCGACGATAAAGGCGGCGATGAAATCGCCAGGCTCGATGATGATATAAATCTTGACGCCGGTGGAAGCGGCTCGGGACTTCTGGACCTTTCCCTGCAGGCTGACGATACATCTCTGGGCGCAGTGCTTGACGATATTTATCCGGAAAGCCCGGCCGGCGCACCGTCAGGACAAACTCCTGCGGCAGGCGTTGAGGCGGTAGCCGAGGCAGAACAGATGCTCGAACCCCAGCAGGTTCAGGTTGGGGAACCGGCTGCAACTGCTGAAGATGCTATGCTTCAGAGCGCAACAATGCCGTACGCTGCCGTTGCGATGGTTGCCGAATCTCCGGCAGATACAGCCAGTAATATTTTTGGTGCGATTTTATTCGTGCCGCTTATCGTGCTTATATATGCGGCCATCGTTGTAATCTCCGGCTATAAATCCATATCAGATATGGGAATACTATCTGCTATTACGCCAATAATCTGGTATGTCGCCATCGGCGCTTCGGCTATAGTCGTTTTGGCAGCACTTATGGCATCTTTCTCAGGCGGCCCCAAAAAGCCAAAGGCTCCCAAGGCCCCAAAAGAACCAAAAGTGAAAAAAGTCAAGCCGCCAAAGGAAAAAAAGGCTAAAAAAGGCCAGCAACCACCCGCTGCCGGGGCATAA
- a CDS encoding OmpA family protein: MQTKNLTYLLVISFTVAILSSGCTSQEKYDDLKLRNRSQQQRIDELESQLNVAKLKLAQTEKQLAEAQQVCDADTDALNKKVEALQSDIAKKEELIKQMQAALGGSVLPPELASELEKFAAENSDMITFDEATGMVKFKSDLLFEKGSDVVAPSAAELMKKLCVIINSQTAEGFDIAIVGHTDDMPIKKSETMNMHPTNWHLSVHRAISVEKLMESSGVNPKRMSVKGFGEYRPLEANEEGKKGNPKNRRVEIYLVPAGSK; this comes from the coding sequence ATGCAAACTAAGAACTTAACATATCTTTTGGTTATTTCATTTACAGTCGCAATTTTGTCAAGCGGCTGCACCTCTCAGGAAAAATATGACGACCTGAAACTGCGAAACCGCAGTCAGCAGCAGAGAATAGACGAACTTGAAAGCCAGCTTAACGTAGCAAAATTGAAACTTGCGCAAACCGAAAAACAGCTCGCTGAAGCACAACAGGTCTGCGATGCCGATACTGACGCTCTCAATAAGAAGGTTGAAGCGCTGCAGAGCGATATCGCAAAGAAAGAAGAGCTGATTAAGCAAATGCAGGCGGCACTGGGAGGGTCTGTTCTTCCGCCGGAACTGGCGAGCGAACTGGAAAAATTCGCAGCCGAAAACAGCGATATGATTACCTTTGACGAGGCAACCGGTATGGTTAAATTCAAGAGCGATTTGCTGTTCGAAAAGGGCAGCGACGTAGTGGCTCCGAGCGCGGCGGAACTGATGAAAAAACTGTGCGTAATAATCAACTCACAGACTGCCGAAGGTTTTGATATAGCCATCGTGGGCCATACGGACGATATGCCAATCAAAAAGTCAGAGACTATGAATATGCACCCGACAAACTGGCATCTGTCGGTGCACAGGGCAATCTCAGTCGAGAAGCTTATGGAATCAAGCGGTGTAAATCCGAAACGAATGAGCGTAAAGGGCTTTGGCGAATACAGACCTTTGGAAGCCAATGAAGAAGGCAAAAAAGGTAATCCAAAGAACAGGCGCGTCGAAATATATCTTGTTCCGGCCGGCAGTAAATAA
- the amrA gene encoding AmmeMemoRadiSam system protein A, translating into MTENQKKQLLTVARNAAAAAVAGKKPPKITSDDPVLNAHCGCFVTLKNKDELRGCIGQFVSDKPLIELVSDMAGASSTGDARFFANRIRPEEVKDLDIEISVLSPLKKTKDPLSLRLGVDGIYIKKGGASGCFLPQVATETGWSKEEFLSYCCAHKAGLKPDAWKDKNTEVFLFTAEIIEE; encoded by the coding sequence ATGACGGAAAATCAGAAAAAACAACTACTTACAGTTGCAAGAAATGCCGCTGCAGCCGCGGTAGCGGGTAAGAAACCACCAAAAATAACTTCCGATGACCCTGTTCTTAACGCACATTGCGGATGTTTTGTTACCTTAAAAAATAAAGACGAACTTCGTGGATGCATCGGGCAATTTGTTTCAGATAAACCTTTGATAGAACTGGTAAGCGATATGGCCGGGGCCTCGTCAACAGGCGATGCGAGATTTTTTGCCAACCGTATCAGGCCGGAGGAAGTAAAAGACCTTGATATCGAAATTTCAGTTCTTTCGCCGCTTAAAAAAACAAAGGACCCGTTAAGTCTGCGGCTCGGAGTTGACGGCATATATATCAAAAAAGGCGGCGCAAGCGGCTGTTTCCTGCCGCAGGTCGCGACCGAAACCGGCTGGAGCAAAGAAGAGTTTCTTTCCTATTGCTGCGCCCATAAGGCCGGATTGAAACCGGACGCATGGAAAGATAAAAATACCGAAGTTTTTTTATTTACGGCAGAAATTATCGAAGAGTAA
- the ndk gene encoding nucleoside-diphosphate kinase, whose product MNERTLIIIKPDGVQRRLVGEIIARFEKKGLKIAAARFLQISPELAQKHYAVHKGKDLFDRAVKNLSSGPVLVMVFEGQKVIEITRKMMGATAGFDALPGTIRGDFGTSQTLTLVHGSDSKESAEYEIGLYFKPEEILNYQMADAEWL is encoded by the coding sequence ATGAACGAAAGAACCTTGATAATTATAAAACCTGACGGCGTGCAGAGAAGACTTGTCGGTGAAATTATAGCCCGATTCGAAAAAAAGGGGCTTAAAATCGCCGCGGCAAGATTCCTGCAAATAAGCCCTGAACTTGCCCAGAAACATTACGCAGTCCACAAGGGAAAAGACTTGTTTGACAGGGCAGTCAAAAATCTTTCCTCCGGCCCGGTTCTTGTAATGGTGTTCGAGGGCCAAAAAGTCATTGAAATTACCCGAAAAATGATGGGGGCAACTGCAGGCTTCGATGCCCTGCCGGGCACAATCAGGGGAGATTTCGGGACATCGCAAACACTCACCCTTGTCCACGGCAGCGATTCCAAAGAGTCGGCTGAATACGAAATCGGGCTGTATTTTAAGCCCGAAGAGATTCTGAACTATCAAATGGCGGATGCGGAGTGGTTATAA
- a CDS encoding nucleoside triphosphate pyrophosphatase: MSKFPPFILASASPRRKELLRRGGYDFDVIVSGIDESKIPVEGLSPAQYTCKQALAKAQDVGRQFPDRLVVGADTVADFNGEIIGKAETAEQAEAIVRKLFSGPHKIITAIAIVEKDTGLEIVEYDTTTVYPEKMSEKQIEEHIISDIWKDKAGAYAIQEGGDKFIERIEGSETNVMGFSMELFAKMTKKLTLP; encoded by the coding sequence ATGAGCAAATTCCCCCCTTTTATACTTGCATCAGCATCGCCAAGAAGGAAAGAACTCCTGCGGCGCGGCGGTTATGATTTTGACGTAATCGTATCTGGTATAGATGAATCAAAAATTCCGGTTGAAGGATTATCGCCGGCTCAATATACCTGCAAACAGGCACTGGCAAAGGCACAGGATGTAGGACGGCAATTTCCGGACAGATTAGTTGTCGGCGCCGATACGGTCGCGGATTTTAACGGGGAAATCATAGGCAAAGCCGAAACGGCCGAGCAGGCCGAAGCGATAGTAAGAAAACTCTTCAGCGGTCCTCATAAGATTATAACCGCTATCGCGATAGTTGAAAAGGATACCGGTCTTGAAATCGTAGAATATGACACGACAACGGTTTATCCTGAAAAAATGAGTGAAAAACAAATCGAGGAACATATAATCTCAGATATCTGGAAAGATAAGGCCGGGGCCTACGCAATCCAGGAAGGCGGCGATAAATTCATCGAGCGAATCGAAGGCAGCGAAACGAATGTAATGGGATTCAGTATGGAACTATTCGCAAAAATGACAAAAAAGCTTACATTGCCCTGA